One Myotis daubentonii chromosome 3, mMyoDau2.1, whole genome shotgun sequence genomic window carries:
- the LOC132229952 gene encoding cystatin-B-like, translated as MSAPIPTLGGTSKSRPATAKIQAIADKVKSQLEEKEKKKYPTFKATEYKSQVVAGTNYFIKVQVEDDDFVHLRVFESLPHENKALALHNYQTNKTKQDELDYF; from the exons ATGAGCGCTCCCATACCTACGCTTGGTGGGACCTCCAAAAGCCGTCCTGCCACAGCCAAGATCCAGGCCATCGCCGACAAG gtgaagtcccagctggaggagaaggaaaagaagaagtacCCCACTTTCAAGGCCACGGAGTACAAGAGCCAGGTGGTCGCGGGGACTAACTACTTCATCAAG GTTCAAGTTGAAGATGATGACTTCGTGCACCTTCGAGTGTTTGAAAGTCTCCCTCATGAAAACAAGGCCTTGGCCTTGCACAATTATCAGACCAACAAGACCAAGCAGGACGAGCTGGACTATTTCTAG